One window from the genome of Microbulbifer sp. ALW1 encodes:
- a CDS encoding Tex family protein → MLDINARIAEELNVRPQQVAAAVGLLDEGATVPFISRYRKEVTGELDDSQLRTLEDRLRYLREMEERRAAILKSIDEQGKLTPELATQINAADTKNRLEDLYLPYKPKRRTKGQIAIEAGLEPLADALYADPTLNPEEEAQKYLNSDNEDPALHVKDIKGALDGAKFILMERFAEDAELLGKLRDYLQREGQVKSKLLDGKEEEGAKFRDYFEYAEPFSKVPSHRALAIFRGRNEGILAINLGLEGDEERTPAQGHPCETMIARHVEIEDHGRAADKWLGEVVRWTWRIKLLTSLETDLLGQLREMAEEEAIKVFSRNLKDLLLAAPAGQKATIGLDPGLRTGVKVAVVDATGKVLDHTAIYPTPPQNRIQESAAIIAAFCNKYDVGLIAIGNGTASRETDKFVGDTIKQYKLTAQKVMVNEAGASVYSASEFAAREFPDLDVTIRGAISIARRLQDPLAELVKIDPKSIGVGQYQHDVSQSQLARSLDAVVEDCVNGVGAELNSASAPLLARVSGLSQSIANNIVSYRDQNGAFKNRAQLKEVPRLGPKAFEQAAGFLRINNGEDPLDKSGVHPESYIVVKRIAEKNGREINGLIGDSGFLRKLNPADYTDEKFGLPTVKDIIAELEKPGRDPRPEFRTAKFEEGVEEIKDLRPGMVLEGTVTNVTNFGAFVDIGVHQDGLVHISALSEKFVKDPHEVVKANDIVKVKVMEVDVARKRIGLSMRMSDEPGEQGSGGVKKGDHRETRQAQRHNNRSRQQQSAGNGGRGSMGDLLAAAMKGKK, encoded by the coding sequence ATGTTGGATATCAACGCCCGTATTGCCGAAGAACTGAACGTGCGCCCCCAACAGGTGGCCGCTGCCGTGGGACTGCTGGATGAAGGCGCCACCGTACCCTTCATCTCCCGCTACCGGAAAGAGGTCACTGGCGAACTGGACGACTCCCAGCTGCGTACCCTGGAAGACCGCCTGCGCTACCTGCGCGAGATGGAAGAGCGCCGCGCGGCCATCCTCAAAAGCATCGACGAGCAGGGCAAACTTACGCCGGAACTCGCCACCCAGATCAATGCCGCCGATACCAAGAACCGCCTCGAAGACCTCTACCTTCCCTACAAGCCCAAGCGCCGCACCAAAGGCCAGATCGCCATCGAAGCGGGCCTGGAACCACTGGCCGACGCCCTCTACGCCGACCCGACCCTGAACCCGGAAGAGGAAGCGCAGAAGTACCTCAACAGCGACAACGAAGATCCCGCGCTGCACGTCAAAGACATCAAGGGCGCGCTGGATGGAGCCAAATTCATCCTGATGGAGCGCTTCGCCGAAGACGCCGAGCTGCTGGGCAAGCTGCGCGACTATTTACAGCGCGAAGGCCAGGTGAAATCCAAGCTGCTGGACGGCAAGGAAGAGGAAGGCGCCAAGTTCCGCGACTACTTCGAGTACGCCGAACCCTTCTCCAAGGTGCCGAGCCACCGCGCCCTGGCCATCTTCCGCGGCCGCAACGAAGGTATTCTCGCCATCAACCTGGGCCTTGAGGGCGATGAAGAGCGCACTCCAGCCCAGGGCCACCCCTGCGAGACCATGATCGCCCGCCACGTGGAGATCGAAGACCACGGCCGCGCCGCCGACAAATGGCTGGGCGAAGTGGTGCGCTGGACCTGGCGCATCAAACTGCTGACCAGCCTGGAAACCGACCTGCTGGGCCAGCTGCGGGAAATGGCAGAAGAAGAGGCCATCAAGGTGTTCTCCCGCAACCTGAAAGACCTGCTGCTGGCGGCCCCGGCCGGCCAGAAGGCCACCATCGGCCTCGACCCGGGCCTGCGTACCGGGGTGAAAGTGGCCGTGGTGGACGCCACCGGCAAGGTGCTGGACCACACCGCCATCTACCCCACACCGCCGCAGAACCGCATCCAGGAATCCGCCGCGATCATCGCTGCCTTCTGCAACAAGTACGACGTGGGCCTGATCGCCATCGGCAACGGCACCGCCAGCCGCGAGACCGACAAGTTTGTCGGTGACACCATCAAGCAGTACAAACTCACCGCGCAGAAAGTGATGGTGAACGAGGCCGGCGCCTCCGTGTACTCCGCCTCCGAATTCGCCGCGCGCGAATTCCCGGACCTGGACGTGACCATCCGCGGTGCCATCTCCATCGCCCGTCGCCTGCAAGACCCGCTGGCCGAACTGGTGAAGATCGATCCCAAATCCATCGGTGTGGGCCAGTACCAGCACGACGTTTCCCAGTCCCAGCTGGCGCGCTCCCTGGACGCGGTGGTGGAAGACTGTGTAAACGGCGTCGGCGCCGAGCTGAACTCCGCCTCCGCACCGCTGCTGGCGCGTGTATCCGGCCTCAGTCAGTCCATCGCCAACAACATCGTCAGCTACCGCGACCAGAACGGTGCCTTCAAAAACCGCGCGCAGCTGAAAGAAGTCCCGCGCCTCGGGCCCAAGGCGTTCGAACAGGCCGCGGGCTTCCTGCGTATCAACAACGGCGAAGATCCACTGGATAAATCCGGCGTGCACCCGGAATCCTATATCGTGGTGAAACGCATCGCGGAGAAAAACGGCCGCGAGATCAACGGCCTGATCGGCGACTCCGGCTTCCTGCGCAAGCTGAACCCGGCGGACTACACCGATGAAAAATTCGGCCTGCCCACGGTAAAAGACATCATCGCCGAACTGGAAAAACCCGGCCGCGACCCGCGTCCGGAATTCCGCACCGCCAAGTTCGAAGAGGGCGTGGAAGAGATCAAGGACCTGCGTCCGGGCATGGTGCTGGAAGGCACCGTCACCAACGTCACCAACTTCGGTGCGTTTGTGGATATCGGCGTGCACCAGGACGGCCTGGTACACATCTCTGCATTGTCCGAGAAGTTCGTCAAAGACCCGCACGAAGTGGTCAAGGCGAACGACATCGTCAAGGTGAAGGTGATGGAAGTGGACGTGGCGCGCAAGCGTATCGGCCTGTCCATGCGCATGAGCGACGAGCCCGGTGAACAGGGCAGCGGCGGCGTCAAGAAAGGCGACCACCGCGAAACCAGACAGGCCCAGCGTCACAACAACCGCAGCCGCCAGCAGCAAAGCGCTGGCAACGGCGGCCGCGGCAGCATGGGCGACCTGCTGGCGGCGGCGATGAAGGGTAAGAAGTAA
- a CDS encoding efflux RND transporter periplasmic adaptor subunit, which yields MAPKPEEKEAEVVVPPVADVLYAEPGRHTLLVPSQGSVHARHEIEVVARVGGVIESVNDAFVPGGFFLKGDSLIQIEAADYRHALTRTESQVASAAAALAQEEGVSKQAKREWRDLGTEKANALFLRKPQLAAASAALAAAKADRDQAKLDLDRTAVKAPFAGRVVETLVDIGQYVTPGTKLARIHSVGVAEVRLPLTDHQLSLLELPLGRAIENGPAVRVAANLAGQEREWRGQIVRTEAAIDPNSRFVYAVAQVQNPYQGDAPLINGMFVEAQIAGKTYDDITLLPRQALHEGNHILVLNDENQLAFKQVKLLQAVGEQVWLRGDIDSGEKVVISSLGYSREGMVLTPNPLNDKPSGLMLGEKEEAESEEPAESAGSTASAQGAF from the coding sequence ATGGCGCCAAAGCCAGAGGAAAAAGAAGCGGAGGTAGTGGTGCCGCCGGTGGCGGATGTGCTCTATGCCGAGCCCGGTCGCCACACCCTGCTGGTGCCGAGCCAGGGTTCGGTACACGCACGTCACGAGATTGAAGTGGTGGCCCGCGTTGGCGGTGTGATCGAAAGCGTGAACGATGCCTTTGTTCCTGGTGGCTTTTTCCTGAAGGGCGATTCCCTGATCCAGATCGAAGCCGCGGACTACCGCCACGCGCTCACCCGCACCGAGTCCCAGGTTGCCAGCGCTGCTGCTGCGCTCGCCCAGGAAGAGGGGGTTTCCAAGCAGGCCAAGCGCGAGTGGCGCGACCTGGGCACAGAAAAGGCCAATGCTCTGTTCCTGCGCAAACCGCAGCTGGCCGCGGCCAGTGCGGCGCTGGCTGCGGCCAAAGCCGATCGCGACCAGGCCAAGCTGGACCTGGACCGCACGGCGGTGAAGGCGCCGTTTGCCGGTCGTGTAGTGGAAACCCTGGTCGATATCGGCCAGTACGTGACCCCGGGTACCAAACTCGCCCGTATCCACAGTGTGGGTGTCGCGGAAGTGCGCCTGCCTCTGACCGACCACCAGTTGTCACTGCTGGAACTGCCCCTCGGCCGCGCCATCGAAAATGGCCCTGCGGTGCGTGTAGCGGCGAACCTGGCGGGACAGGAGCGCGAGTGGCGAGGACAGATAGTGCGCACCGAGGCCGCGATCGATCCCAACAGCCGCTTTGTTTACGCGGTTGCCCAGGTACAGAACCCCTATCAGGGCGACGCACCGCTGATCAACGGCATGTTCGTGGAAGCGCAGATCGCCGGCAAAACCTATGACGACATCACCCTGCTGCCGCGCCAGGCGCTGCACGAGGGCAACCATATCCTGGTGCTGAACGACGAGAACCAGCTGGCCTTTAAACAGGTGAAGCTGCTGCAGGCGGTGGGCGAACAGGTCTGGCTGCGCGGCGATATCGATTCCGGTGAAAAAGTGGTTATCTCCAGCCTGGGCTATTCCCGCGAGGGCATGGTGCTGACCCCCAACCCGCTGAATGACAAGCCCTCCGGGCTGATGCTGGGTGAAAAGGAAGAGGCGGAGTCTGAAGAGCCTGCGGAGAGCGCCGGTTCCACCGCTTCTGCACAGGGGGCCTTCTGA
- a CDS encoding efflux RND transporter permease subunit, protein MEGIIGWFVRNSKAANLLMILIIIGGIFGISHVGREVFPAINPGVVRINISYPGAGPAEVEQQVTLRVEQAISEVKGIKEVNSWSSRSNSTVRIQAVDGYDELRLLNDIKVQVDSINTFPADIERPVIALEEWEQQMMMIAIGGPVSPRQLKDTALDLRDKLMLLPGVRRVDVWGDRADEVSIEVSEIDLRRYNLSFDDVSSAVRRSSLDLPAGRVRSERGDIQVQTRGQAYTADDFARIPLVSRKDGTQLLLGDVAKINDGFEEEGSVIRFNGKPAMNLRVMQGEPLDVVATAEAIRQFMKETQEVLPPGMEFKTWFDFSEAYESRMSMLFWNAVTGLILVFVLLMLFLRPALAVWVTVGIFTAFMGAFWLLPLTGITLNMLSLFAFLMILGIVVDDAIIVGEAVHAAHDRGETGLQAAEAGVKTVSAPVIFAVVSTMVFFVPMLFLPGYTSQMMMSLPVVVLLCLSFSLIESLLVLPAHLVKLKPEKPATSAMGIKLQQVRAKFANAMHLAGEKYYLPLLEKTLSNSRATVMTFFMALILSFALFGGGYVGKAFSPEVPSDLLELRTTMAQGESFEETKRVMEKFERAGEQLAKDPDMLALNGGEPFVENTMVFLWRGNVTVLLQLTDGEHRDVTSEQLALKWREYIGELPASIEEMNIQHTINDGGKGMSLNLSTASGDMDEMRRAADAVKKELNSFAGVYDVRDNLISARRDIEIQLKPHATNMGIGLADVAKQVRQGFFGEEVQRIPRGREDVRVMVRYPQEERGNEDQIDRIRIRTNEGEIPFSAVAEAVYVPGYTTIRRNDRERTVQVTAELIPGTSPAHEILKELREKNLKKWESQFPGFSLKTAGEMQEEEEFGSAILAFFILSLFVIYALLAIAFRSYSQPLLILTAVPFGFFGAILGHLLMGYNISIMSMLGFLAAAGVVVNDNLVLMDRINQLRAQGVEVMEAVVQAGRDRFRPIILTSITTFVGLVPIMFERSIQAQFLIPMVVSLAFGVLCATFVTLLLVPNLYKIIEMLRIKVKGDKINEELPVSFEKV, encoded by the coding sequence ATGGAAGGCATCATCGGATGGTTCGTCCGCAACAGTAAGGCCGCCAACCTGCTGATGATCCTGATCATCATTGGCGGCATCTTCGGTATCTCCCATGTAGGGCGGGAAGTATTCCCGGCCATCAACCCCGGCGTGGTCCGAATCAATATCAGCTACCCCGGCGCCGGCCCCGCGGAAGTGGAGCAGCAGGTCACCCTGCGCGTGGAGCAGGCGATCTCCGAGGTGAAGGGCATCAAGGAGGTCAACTCCTGGTCCAGTCGCAGCAACAGCACCGTGCGCATTCAGGCGGTGGACGGCTATGACGAGCTACGCCTGCTGAACGACATCAAGGTGCAGGTGGATTCCATCAACACCTTCCCGGCGGATATCGAGCGCCCGGTGATTGCGCTGGAGGAGTGGGAACAGCAGATGATGATGATCGCCATCGGTGGTCCCGTCTCCCCGCGCCAGCTCAAGGACACTGCACTGGATCTGCGTGACAAGCTGATGCTGTTGCCCGGTGTGCGTCGCGTTGACGTCTGGGGCGATCGCGCCGATGAGGTCTCCATCGAGGTCTCGGAAATCGATCTGCGCCGCTACAACCTTTCCTTTGACGATGTCTCCAGTGCGGTGCGCCGCTCCTCCCTGGACCTGCCCGCCGGGCGTGTGCGCTCCGAGCGCGGCGATATCCAGGTGCAGACCCGCGGCCAGGCTTATACCGCCGATGACTTCGCGCGCATTCCGCTGGTGAGCCGCAAGGATGGCACCCAGCTGCTGCTGGGCGACGTGGCCAAGATCAATGACGGTTTCGAGGAAGAGGGTTCGGTCATCCGCTTCAACGGCAAGCCGGCCATGAACCTGCGGGTGATGCAGGGCGAGCCGCTGGACGTGGTGGCCACTGCCGAGGCGATCCGCCAATTCATGAAGGAGACCCAGGAAGTCCTGCCACCCGGGATGGAATTCAAAACCTGGTTCGATTTCTCGGAAGCCTATGAAAGCCGCATGAGCATGCTGTTCTGGAATGCGGTGACCGGTCTGATCCTGGTGTTTGTACTGCTGATGCTGTTCCTGCGCCCGGCGCTGGCGGTGTGGGTAACTGTGGGTATCTTTACCGCGTTTATGGGCGCCTTCTGGCTGCTGCCGCTCACGGGCATCACCCTGAACATGTTGTCGCTGTTCGCCTTCCTGATGATCCTCGGGATCGTGGTGGATGACGCCATCATTGTCGGCGAGGCGGTGCACGCGGCCCACGACCGTGGGGAAACGGGGCTCCAGGCCGCCGAGGCCGGGGTCAAGACAGTATCGGCACCGGTGATCTTCGCGGTGGTGTCCACCATGGTGTTCTTCGTGCCCATGCTGTTCCTGCCCGGGTACACCTCGCAGATGATGATGTCACTGCCGGTGGTTGTGCTGCTGTGTCTGAGCTTCTCCCTGATTGAATCGCTGCTGGTTCTGCCGGCGCACCTGGTCAAGCTGAAGCCGGAGAAACCGGCGACGTCAGCGATGGGGATCAAGCTGCAGCAGGTACGTGCGAAGTTTGCCAACGCCATGCACCTGGCTGGTGAAAAGTATTACCTGCCGTTGTTGGAAAAGACCCTCAGCAACAGCCGCGCCACGGTGATGACCTTCTTTATGGCGCTGATCCTGTCCTTCGCACTGTTTGGCGGCGGCTATGTCGGCAAGGCTTTTTCTCCGGAAGTGCCGTCGGACCTGCTGGAGCTGCGCACCACCATGGCCCAGGGGGAATCCTTCGAGGAGACCAAGCGGGTGATGGAGAAGTTCGAGCGCGCTGGCGAGCAGCTGGCGAAAGACCCGGACATGCTGGCACTGAATGGCGGTGAACCCTTTGTCGAGAACACCATGGTGTTCCTGTGGCGCGGCAACGTGACCGTGCTGCTGCAGCTGACCGATGGCGAGCATCGGGATGTGACCTCCGAACAGCTTGCACTCAAGTGGCGCGAGTACATTGGCGAACTGCCTGCAAGCATCGAGGAAATGAATATCCAGCACACCATCAACGATGGTGGCAAGGGTATGTCCCTGAACCTGAGTACCGCCTCTGGCGATATGGACGAGATGCGCCGCGCCGCCGATGCGGTGAAGAAGGAGCTGAACAGTTTTGCCGGCGTCTACGACGTGCGCGATAACCTGATCAGTGCCCGTCGTGACATCGAAATCCAGCTTAAGCCCCATGCCACTAATATGGGTATCGGTTTGGCGGATGTGGCCAAGCAGGTGCGTCAGGGCTTCTTCGGTGAAGAGGTGCAGCGCATTCCCCGCGGTCGCGAGGATGTGCGTGTGATGGTGCGCTACCCGCAGGAAGAGCGTGGCAACGAAGACCAGATCGACCGTATCCGTATCCGCACCAACGAGGGTGAGATTCCCTTCAGCGCGGTGGCGGAAGCGGTTTACGTGCCTGGTTACACCACCATCCGCCGCAACGATCGTGAACGCACGGTGCAGGTTACCGCCGAGCTGATTCCGGGTACTTCCCCGGCACACGAAATCCTGAAAGAGTTGCGCGAAAAAAATCTGAAAAAATGGGAGTCCCAGTTCCCCGGTTTCAGCCTCAAGACCGCCGGTGAAATGCAGGAAGAGGAAGAGTTTGGCTCGGCCATTCTCGCCTTCTTTATCCTGTCGCTGTTCGTGATCTATGCGCTGCTGGCGATTGCGTTCCGCTCCTATTCACAGCCGCTGCTGATCCTGACCGCAGTGCCTTTCGGTTTCTTCGGCGCGATTCTGGGGCACCTGCTGATGGGCTATAACATCAGCATCATGTCGATGCTGGGTTTCCTGGCGGCAGCGGGCGTGGTGGTGAACGACAACCTGGTATTGATGGACCGCATCAACCAGCTGCGCGCCCAGGGCGTCGAAGTGATGGAAGCGGTTGTTCAGGCGGGCCGGGATCGTTTCCGCCCGATTATCCTGACGTCCATTACCACTTTCGTGGGCCTGGTGCCGATCATGTTCGAGCGTTCAATTCAGGCGCAGTTCCTGATCCCGATGGTGGTGAGCCTGGCGTTTGGCGTACTCTGCGCCACTTTCGTGACCCTGCTGCTGGTGCCGAACCTGTACAAGATCATCGAAATGCTTCGAATTAAGGTCAAGGGCGACAAGATCAACGAGGAGCTGCCAGTCAGCTTCGAGAAGGTCTGA
- a CDS encoding 16S rRNA (uracil(1498)-N(3))-methyltransferase: MRIPRIFSAEPLAGKTEVQLDEAASRHLVKVLRLGPGRPLILFDGEGGEYAAELLESGKKARVSIGAFTEGDRQSPLAITLAIGISRGDRFDWVIQKATELGVSAIQPLFTERCEVKLSGDRLQKKLGQWQQIAISACEQSARNRVPEILEPVKLTQYLALTKGASALKLVLHHRTDTSLAQLEQQLGRPDAALLLVGPEGGLSAEEIELAMQQGFHPLRLGPRVLRTETAPVAALSVLQFQWGDF, from the coding sequence TTGCGTATCCCCCGTATTTTTTCCGCCGAGCCACTGGCGGGTAAAACTGAAGTGCAATTGGATGAAGCCGCATCGCGCCATCTGGTCAAGGTGTTGCGCCTGGGACCCGGCCGCCCGTTGATTCTGTTTGACGGTGAAGGCGGCGAATACGCCGCGGAATTACTGGAAAGCGGCAAGAAGGCGCGGGTAAGTATCGGTGCCTTTACCGAAGGCGACCGGCAGTCGCCGCTGGCCATCACCCTGGCCATTGGCATCTCCCGCGGTGACCGCTTTGATTGGGTCATCCAGAAAGCAACCGAACTGGGGGTGAGCGCGATACAGCCGCTGTTTACCGAGCGCTGCGAAGTAAAACTTTCCGGCGACCGGCTGCAGAAAAAGCTGGGACAGTGGCAGCAGATTGCCATCAGTGCCTGCGAACAGAGCGCGCGCAACCGGGTACCGGAGATTCTGGAGCCGGTGAAACTGACCCAGTACCTCGCATTGACCAAGGGTGCCAGCGCACTGAAACTGGTGTTGCATCACCGCACCGATACCTCACTGGCACAGCTGGAACAGCAGCTCGGTCGCCCGGATGCCGCGCTATTATTGGTGGGCCCGGAAGGGGGGCTATCGGCAGAGGAAATCGAGCTGGCCATGCAGCAGGGCTTTCACCCGCTGCGCCTGGGGCCAAGGGTACTGCGTACCGAAACGGCACCGGTTGCGGCGCTGTCGGTGCTCCAGTTCCAGTGGGGCGATTTTTAA
- a CDS encoding HAD family phosphatase, which translates to MAHGKFDTRLVIFDCDGVLVDSESIVCRVLAEEMTKLGMPATADELDEQFSGRPSKDCIVDIETRYGGPLPPSYFNATESRIREAFHTELEAVSGIHEVLEKLRTTDLQTCVASSGPHAKMQITLNKTGLWEYFDGRIFSADDVGRGKPWPDLFLHSARQFDIAPEYCLVVEDSIAGVKAAVAAGMPVIGYSHNGVRSRQLEAEGARVIHDMQLLLDYF; encoded by the coding sequence ATGGCACACGGAAAATTCGATACCCGCCTGGTGATTTTTGACTGCGACGGGGTGCTGGTAGACAGTGAGAGTATTGTCTGTCGGGTGCTGGCGGAGGAAATGACCAAGCTGGGGATGCCGGCAACGGCGGATGAGCTGGACGAGCAATTCAGCGGCCGCCCGTCAAAGGACTGTATTGTCGATATCGAAACCCGCTATGGCGGGCCCCTGCCGCCGTCTTATTTCAATGCGACCGAAAGTCGCATTCGCGAAGCCTTCCACACGGAGCTGGAAGCGGTGTCGGGTATTCACGAGGTATTGGAAAAACTTCGCACCACAGACCTGCAAACCTGTGTCGCCTCTTCCGGCCCTCACGCAAAGATGCAGATCACCCTGAATAAAACCGGCCTGTGGGAATACTTTGACGGGCGCATTTTCAGCGCCGATGACGTCGGGCGTGGCAAGCCCTGGCCGGACCTGTTTCTGCACAGCGCGCGCCAGTTTGATATAGCACCGGAGTACTGCCTGGTGGTGGAAGATTCCATTGCCGGAGTGAAAGCCGCGGTAGCGGCAGGGATGCCGGTGATCGGATACAGCCACAACGGCGTGCGCAGCCGTCAGCTGGAAGCCGAGGGCGCGCGGGTAATCCACGATATGCAGTTGCTGCTGGACTACTTTTAA
- a CDS encoding OmpA family protein translates to MTGCPDPTKKYTLDPRELVSNGLGEIAARQAAPFGDDMVRYLMGQARENGEIFLLRVDFEPGGFAPKMETLGDVEALLVIMRDFPALKIAVEGHTDNAGDPEKNRKLSQWRADWVKQFLLERGIGAERVEAAGLGDSDPVADNATQKGREQNRRLVVRVLDFDGKPVKVQLNREKKTLPAHP, encoded by the coding sequence TTGACTGGCTGTCCAGATCCCACCAAAAAATACACCCTCGACCCGCGGGAACTGGTCAGCAACGGCCTGGGTGAGATTGCGGCGCGCCAGGCGGCGCCTTTCGGGGACGATATGGTGCGCTACCTGATGGGGCAGGCGCGGGAAAATGGCGAGATTTTTCTGCTGCGAGTGGATTTCGAGCCCGGTGGCTTCGCGCCGAAAATGGAAACCTTGGGAGATGTTGAGGCGCTGTTGGTGATCATGCGGGATTTCCCCGCGCTGAAAATCGCGGTGGAAGGCCACACGGACAACGCCGGCGACCCGGAAAAAAACCGCAAATTGTCCCAGTGGCGCGCGGACTGGGTGAAGCAGTTTTTACTGGAGCGCGGTATTGGCGCAGAGCGAGTGGAGGCTGCCGGGCTTGGCGATTCCGATCCGGTCGCGGACAACGCCACCCAGAAAGGGCGGGAGCAGAACCGCAGGTTGGTGGTGCGGGTGCTGGATTTTGACGGCAAGCCGGTCAAGGTTCAGCTGAATCGCGAAAAGAAAACGCTACCCGCGCATCCATAA
- a CDS encoding OPT family oligopeptide transporter, with protein sequence MADRPLVPADQILNELTFKALILGALLSAVLSAANAYIGLLVGLTVSASIPAAATSMGILRLFRRSTILENNMVQTSASAGESLAAGIIFTMPALVMMGAWSGYHWSTLTLIGILGGLLGVAFTIPLRRALIVETELAFPEGVATAQVLKTGGIQTDKDHPEYRPNEEAKRGLRLLLRAAGLGGLIKLLESGVGLLAGGVAATKSWLGGHWLFTGNITLSPALLGVGYIVGLNVAVLVFIGGVIGTLIGVPLNWLVNGEELRQLAGVSGEMSSWTAQDWDNLANASWQQCRRIGVGAMMVGGVWSLITLARPLVDGVKASLRAHRQAKAGQVPLRTEQDMPIPYVSLLVLLSAIPLYFIFLHALDGFPSRYWIAAIMSALMLVLGFIFASVAGYMAGLVGSSNNPISGVTIATVIVSALILLQLMGNDGIAGRLGPIAVMYLAGMICSAAAIAGDNMQDLKCGHILGATPWRQQVFQIIGVIAAAGAIPLVLSILDQGYGIGRVSPVNPSATPLSAPQASLMRDLSTGIFGAGIEWNYIFIGFGLAVLLIALDQIQKKRGAEFRFPVLAVAVGVYLPLGLSIPIFLGGLLAHWQRKRRQSREKSQEAEGDGLLLASGLITGEALMGVIVAVLAVSAPGKVPYIGDFALAPWLGLGGLALCFWYLAKKG encoded by the coding sequence ATGGCCGACCGTCCTCTTGTTCCCGCGGACCAGATCCTCAATGAGCTGACTTTCAAGGCGCTGATTCTCGGTGCCCTGCTTTCTGCGGTGCTTTCCGCCGCCAATGCTTATATCGGCCTGCTGGTCGGCCTCACCGTCTCCGCCTCCATTCCCGCCGCCGCCACCTCCATGGGCATTCTGCGGCTGTTCCGCCGCTCCACCATTCTCGAAAACAACATGGTGCAGACCTCCGCCTCCGCCGGCGAATCCCTGGCGGCGGGGATCATCTTTACCATGCCGGCGCTGGTCATGATGGGAGCCTGGAGCGGTTACCACTGGAGCACCCTGACCCTGATCGGCATTCTCGGCGGCCTGCTCGGCGTGGCCTTTACCATTCCCCTGCGACGCGCCCTGATCGTGGAAACCGAGCTGGCATTCCCCGAGGGTGTGGCCACCGCGCAGGTGCTGAAAACCGGCGGTATCCAGACCGACAAGGATCACCCCGAATACCGCCCCAACGAAGAGGCCAAACGCGGACTGCGCCTGCTGTTGCGCGCCGCCGGGCTCGGCGGCCTGATCAAGCTGCTGGAATCCGGCGTCGGCCTCCTCGCCGGTGGCGTCGCTGCCACCAAAAGCTGGCTTGGCGGCCACTGGCTGTTTACCGGCAACATCACCCTCAGTCCGGCACTGCTCGGCGTGGGCTACATCGTCGGCCTGAACGTGGCGGTGCTGGTATTTATCGGCGGGGTGATCGGCACCTTAATCGGCGTGCCGCTGAACTGGCTGGTGAACGGTGAAGAGCTGCGCCAGCTCGCCGGTGTCAGCGGGGAGATGAGCAGCTGGACGGCCCAGGACTGGGACAACCTCGCCAATGCCTCCTGGCAGCAGTGCCGGCGTATCGGCGTGGGTGCAATGATGGTCGGGGGCGTCTGGTCCCTGATCACCCTGGCACGGCCACTGGTGGACGGGGTCAAGGCATCGCTGCGTGCGCACCGGCAGGCCAAGGCGGGCCAGGTACCGCTGCGCACCGAGCAGGACATGCCGATTCCCTATGTCAGCCTGCTGGTATTGCTGTCCGCAATACCGCTGTATTTTATTTTCCTGCATGCACTGGACGGCTTCCCGAGCCGCTACTGGATTGCCGCCATCATGTCGGCGCTGATGCTGGTGCTGGGATTTATCTTTGCCTCGGTAGCCGGTTACATGGCGGGCCTGGTGGGCTCCAGTAACAATCCCATCAGCGGTGTCACCATTGCCACGGTGATCGTCTCCGCGCTGATCCTGTTGCAGCTGATGGGCAACGACGGCATCGCCGGGCGGCTCGGCCCCATCGCGGTGATGTACCTGGCAGGCATGATCTGCTCCGCCGCGGCCATCGCCGGGGACAATATGCAGGATCTCAAGTGTGGACACATTCTCGGTGCCACCCCCTGGCGCCAGCAGGTATTCCAGATCATTGGTGTCATCGCCGCGGCCGGCGCTATTCCACTGGTGCTGTCGATTCTCGACCAGGGCTACGGCATCGGCCGGGTGAGCCCGGTCAACCCCAGTGCAACGCCATTGTCCGCACCCCAGGCCAGCCTGATGCGCGACCTGTCCACCGGAATTTTTGGTGCGGGTATCGAATGGAACTATATCTTTATCGGCTTTGGCCTGGCGGTGCTGCTGATCGCGCTGGACCAGATCCAGAAAAAGCGTGGGGCGGAATTCCGCTTTCCGGTACTGGCGGTGGCTGTCGGTGTTTATCTGCCACTGGGATTATCGATCCCGATCTTCCTCGGCGGCCTGCTGGCACACTGGCAGCGCAAGCGCCGCCAATCCAGGGAGAAATCCCAGGAAGCGGAAGGCGATGGTTTGCTGCTGGCCTCGGGCCTGATAACCGGCGAGGCCCTGATGGGAGTTATCGTAGCGGTGCTGGCGGTCAGCGCACCGGGCAAAGTGCCCTATATCGGCGACTTTGCCCTGGCGCCCTGGCTGGGGCTGGGCGGGCTCGCGCTCTGCTTCTGGTACCTGGCGAAAAAGGGCTAG